The DNA segment ATATTTTCGCTGGTTATAATGCCAAATGCAACAGGCTTATCAAACTCAAGGGAAACCTGGGCTATACCTTTGGCAACCTCTGATGCAACATAATGGAAATGAGATGTTGCGCCTTTTATAACAGTGCCGAGACAAATAACAGCATCAATATCCTTTTTCTTAGCGAGTAACTTTGCCATAAGCGGTATTTCGAATGAGCCTGGAATCTTGTATATATCAATCTTTTTTTCATCGGCGCCATGTCTTTTTAAGGCATCGAGCGCGCCTTCAAGAAGCCTTTCCGTGATAAAGCTATTAAATCTGCTCACCACAATGGCAAATTTAAATCCCTTTGCATTAAGCTTGCCTTCTCTTATCATATATGCTCCTTACAGGTTATTTAAAATATGGCCAAGCTTCTTCTGCTTGGTCTT comes from the Pseudomonadota bacterium genome and includes:
- the ribE gene encoding 6,7-dimethyl-8-ribityllumazine synthase, which gives rise to MIREGKLNAKGFKFAIVVSRFNSFITERLLEGALDALKRHGADEKKIDIYKIPGSFEIPLMAKLLAKKKDIDAVICLGTVIKGATSHFHYVASEVAKGIAQVSLEFDKPVAFGIITSENIEQAIERAGTKSGNKGYDAAITAIEMVNLIKDNALCAEENPGN